The Podospora bellae-mahoneyi strain CBS 112042 chromosome 7, whole genome shotgun sequence genome includes a window with the following:
- a CDS encoding hypothetical protein (COG:S; EggNog:ENOG503P1A1), translated as MAEVAGLVSTIFTIIAFAKDVTLATKFYIDAAKGDCPKDIKLLVVEAASLQSTFESIDFIFKNNVQAGQKIEDSPENRRIANQIFKPCGICKETLEELQGMIKKLKIDRDPRDRTTRDKLRNTWEAAKWPFKKESFDAAMSKLHHCRTSIISGLTTELTTTVKEIQTNVRVIKDDVKEVKGAVHAMDDKLDREAIAKWLSKTNPSDNHDKASQFREANTCRWLPNSSQWKAWLAEDSKSRLLWIHGVPGVGKTVLSSYIVEQYKGFKQPYAFYYCSSTDEKGEKWERDETAHCLGWILARLCLQIKSVPAFLKPLKDRGMYPTVEDLLKGMEAILSFLNGRRAYVVIDALDESRTSNLVKAVATLATDTKYKNLFLAVTSRRQADVQKALERVSIPVSLDKNKDVDDDIKAWVTAQLQKDEFEDWEEVPKLKEYVAFSLPSKARGMFRYASWQLEVLKNAKDPRAKLNAIQDRPESLDGTWETILANIPDKHRDNVIKAFALILDSGWRYGLATDLLIESVKQSDTRGGIPFSLRAFTQACGPLIQVIRKVSADGKILVDETVGFAHHTVRDYLNSEKLKNHKTLKNFYLNEPDSRRIPLTLSTYLAVTKTFSGTYNPDNVPVDERMDAKDFKIHAMRQVRSLLYHPTITRHIIPDDKLRSLTFEVLNPQAKWFNGLSICTQEAGGDSGVRDMLEWLVKYDSKAGAFEQLVGRLALVCSLKNPKLVTEFLKAHLKTPEEHRKLFTTPLSVTLPVKWSEYKKAGKMDPQPTLLSNIIELYFEGARRGYVLKAQVQMLLTVFGSYLPPAATDIYTHLAFHDHSLCASFGGCSIQKALAAKAGKPGDSFSFTPLQAATHSLDIHAVHAILSQPGIDVNQLGDPSAPQPPVKLPRQFASSV; from the coding sequence ATGGCTGAAGTCGCTGGCCTCGTCTCCACCATCTTTACCATTATAGCCTTTGCAAAGGATGTTACGCTTGCAACGAAATTCTACATCGATGCAGCCAAGGGCGACTGTCCCAAAGACATCAAGCTCCTCGTGGTAGAGGCAGCAAGTCTGCAGTCAACATTTGAGTCGATCGATTTCATCTTCAAAAACAATGTCCAGGCGGGCCAAAAGATCGAAGACAGCCCCGAAAACAGGCGGATTGCCAACCAGATCTTCAAGCCCTGTGGAATCTGCAAGGAAACGCTGGAGGAATTGCAAGGCATgatcaagaagctgaagatCGATCGTGACCCCAGAGATAGGACCACCCGCGACAAACTCAGGAACACATGGGAGGCAGCAAAATGGCCGTTCAAAAAAGAATCGTTTGATGCTGCCATGAGCAAACTGCATCATTGCCGGACTTCTATCATCAGCGGCCTGACCACCGAGCTTACAACGACCGTGAAAGAGATTCAAACCAATGTCCGTGTTATCAAGGATGATGTCAAAGAGGTCAAGGGGGCTGTTCACGCCATGGACGACAAATTGGACCGCGAGGCCATTGCAAAGTGGCTAAGCAAAACCAATCCCTCCGACAATCACGACAAGGCTTCCCAGTTCCGAGAGGCTAACACCTGCCGGTGGCTACCCAACTCCAGTCAGTGGAAGGCCTGGTTGGCCGAGGATTCCAAGTCAAGGCTCCTCTGGATTCATGGAGTTCCTGGCGTGGGAAAAACCGTCCTGTCATCATACATTGTGGAGCAGTACAAAGGTTTTAAGCAGCCCTATGCTTTCTACTATTGTTCCAGCACAGATGAGAAGGGCGAGAAGTGGGAGAGAGATGAAACTGCCCACTGCCTTGGCTGGATTCTTGCACGTCTCTGTCTCCAGATCAAGTCAGTTCCTGCTTTTCTGAAGCCCCTCAAGGATAGAGGAATGTACCCAACCGTGGAAGATCTTCTCAAGGGCATGGAGGCAATCCTGTCCTTCTTGAATGGAAGGAGGGCATATGTTGTAATCGACGCTCTGGACGAAAGCAGGACTTCAAATCTGGTAAAGGCAGTGGCTACCCTCGCCACTGACACAAAGTACAAGAATCTCTTTCTAGCTGTCACCAGTCGCAGGCAAGCTGATGTTCAGAAAGCCTTGGAGAGGGTTTCTATTCCAGTGTCTCTggacaagaacaaggacgTTGACGATGATATCAAAGCCTGGGTGACTGCACAACTCCAAAAGGATGAGTTTGAGGACTGGGAAGAAGTGCCCAAACTGAAGGAATATGTTGCCTTCTCGCTCCCATCCAAGGCCAGAGGAATGTTCAGGTACGCTTCCTGGCAACTGGAGGTCTTGAAGAATGCCAAAGATCCCCGCGCTAAACTGAACGCCATCCAAGACCGACCTGAAAGTCTTGATGGCACATGGGAGACCATTCTTGCCAATATTCCAGACAAACACCGCGACAATGTGATCAAGGCTTTTGCCTTGATTCTCGACTCTGGCTGGCGATATGGACTTGCTACCGACTTGCTCATCGAGTCCGTGAAGCAAAGCGATACAAGAGGGGGCATTCCTTTTAGTCTTCGGGCTTTCACTCAAGCCTGCGGCCCACTTATTCAGGTTATCAGAAAGGTGTCTGCAGATGGAAAGATCCTGGTGGATGAGACCGTGGGGTTTGCGCATCACACAGTCCGTGACTACCTCAACtccgagaagctcaagaaccACAAGACTCTCAAGAACTTTTATCTCAACGAACCGGATTCACGCCGAATCCCACTCACGCTTTCGACATATCTCGCTGTGACCAAGACATTCTCTGGTACCTACAATCCTGATAATGTACCCGTCGACGAGAGGATGGACGCGAAAGACTTCAAAATCCATGCGATGCGGCAAGTTCGAAGCTTGCTGTATCACCCGACCATTACCCGCCACATAATTCCTGATGACAAGCTCCGGTCTCTCACATTCGAGGTGCTCAATCCACAGGCAAAGTGGTTCAACGGACTGAGTATATGTACGCAGGAGGCCGGTGGCGACAGTGGTGTCAGGGACATGCTGGAGTGGCTCGTCAAGTATGATAGTAAAGCTGGTGCCTTCGAGCAGCTGGTCGGTCGTCTTGCCCTAGTCTGTTCTCTCAAGAATCCCAAGCTTGTCACCGAGTTTCTCAAAGCTCACCTCAAGACTCCAGAAGAGCACAGGAAGCTTTTCACCACCCCACTCAGTGTCACTCTCCCAGTGAAGTGGTCCGAGTATAAGAAGGCAGGAAAGATGGACCCCCAGCCAACCTTACTTTCCAATATCATCGAACTGTACTTTGAGGGAGCGAGAAGGGGCTATGTCCTGAAAGCACAGGTGCAGATGCTCCTCACTGTATTTGGATCTTATCTGCCCCCGGCAGCGACTGATATCTATACCCACCTTGCCTTCCACGACCACTCCCTCTGCGCCTCATTTGGCGGATGCAGTATTCAAAAGGCCCTTGCGGCAAAGGCAGGGAAGCCCGGGGATTCGTTTTCTTTCACCCCCTTGCAGGCAGCAACGCACTCTCTCGACATACATGCCGTGCACGCCATCCTTTCCCAGCCGGGCATAGACGTTAACCAGCTCGGTGACCCATccgccccccaaccccccgtcAAGCTTCCGAGGCAATTCGCATCCAGCGTC
- a CDS encoding hypothetical protein (COG:S; EggNog:ENOG503PDTC) produces MSHHLTILQALLLSLSALAMASLTQNSHGSHATGPRKKSINDRSAAELIEALNLIPNVEQGFFVETFRDEFTSGTAINRSASTAIYYLLEGKVGWSAWHKVDAAEVWHYYAGAPLTLSLSTNDGVGTRNVVLGREIFNGEKPQVVVQRGEWQRARSTGKWTLVGTTVAPGFVESGFELAPPGWMPT; encoded by the exons ATGTCTCATCATCTCACCATCCTTCAGGCTTTGCTGCTGTCACTTTCTGCCCTGGCAATGGCCTCACTGACGCAAAACAGCCACGGCAGTCACGCTACAGGCCCACGCAAAAAGTCGATTAATGACCGGTCCGCCGCCGAGCTGATCGAAGCACTAAACCTAATTCCCAATGTAGAGCAAGGCTTCTTTGTTGAGACGTTCCGCGATGAATTCACGTCAGGCACGGCCATCAACCGGTCGGCCAGCACTGCCATCTACTACCTGCTTGAGGGCAAGGTGGGTTGGTCGGCATGGCACAAGGTCGATGCGGCAGAAGTATGGCATTACTATGCCGGCGCGCCTCTGACCTTGTCACTGTCAACAAACGATGGCGTGGGGACCAGGAACGTCGTGCTTGGCCGGGAGATTTTCAACGGGGAAAAGCctcaggtggtggtgcaaaGAGGCGAGTGGCAGAGGGCCAGAAGTACAGGCAAATGGACCTTGGTTGGGACAACAG TTGCGCCTGGTTTTGTGGAGAGTGGATTTGAGCTTGCGCCGCCTGGTTGGATGCCAACGTAA
- a CDS encoding hypothetical protein (EggNog:ENOG503NVZ6; COG:S), with product MTMDTSVQALLSLARRAITFPQIDENDDPRIGAGRNDTDGGGTLTGQLIGAGSDEAQSASLKSLGSTFAPVLIYSAICFAIFFVFRRKCPRVYAPRTIPSLRSPEHPTPPLPDGWFDWIRPFFAIDDRYIINNCSVDGFFFLRFLRVLSVICLVGGCVSWPILLPIHSTGTFGQSQLDKLTIGNVIIANKFYAHVAVAWCFFGFVLFMVVRECVYYINVRQAYLLSPNYSKRLSSRTVLFTCIPKPYLEEAKLRKLFGDSARNIWIPRNVGALRAKISDREDSAELLEEAEIRLIRMANRSRRKFCKAQGGVSQGHTAGQTSLAKTLTPASFTSSGDSPSQKDAEKGSPLDSTIQFAEHQLSVLDSPTLDKPVDPEYTHPYGLDPSLPDVRGSVASLWIPAKDRPTHRPLRNFFRSVDTIRWTRARLKLINKDIWKLRRRYRGGDGEPLNSAFIEFDSQASAQVAFQILAHHQPLHMSPRYIGLQPDEVIWSSLRIRWWEHIMRRFFMKGIIAFAIIFWSIPSLLVGTISQIEFLSKEVFFLKWLVHLPSVILGVIQGLLPALALSWLMAAVPWMLRSCARVAGVPSHGLVELYVQNAYFFFQVVQVFLITTLSSAISAAFSQVLQEPFKAKDLLAANLPKASNFYLSYILVICLGAGSSRLLNLGDLILHQVIAKFTVKPRRQYHRWRRLNRVYWGAEFPRFTNLGVIALSYTCIAPLVLIFAGFGMMFVSYVYRYMIIFVFDSHHDTKGLFYPRALMHLLAGLYVAEICLIGLFALKVATGPMMLMLVFLIFTGLVHLSLSSALTPLLYNLPRTLALEKDTGEQIARDETPDESTGGGGSQQQHQQPAGLASDYYNMDEDFGDDANLAPNHDLDTDVQLRGLEGSSSLKYMIQEFVTSAIKGKFGKNATTKESGLTRILTYIKIMITPDPNKTPNFIMTFFHPEVYQDFRKLQPTINPEPGDYELPEDYTHKAYWPPEMWQPAPKLWIPKDDARVSRQEVAHTKDSIFISDQGCWLNEKGRIECDFERSPLHEPRILY from the exons ATGACGATGGACACGAGTGTGCAAGCGCTTCTCAGTCTAGCCAGGCGTGCCATAACCTTCCCCCAGATC GATGAGAATGACGACCCAAGAATCGGCGCTGGCCGCAACGATACTGACGGCGGTGGCACCCTCACTGGTCAACTCATAGGTGCCGGTTCAGACGAGGCGCAATCGGCCTCCCTCAAGTCGTTGGGGTCCACCTTTGCGCCCGTTCTCATCTACTCGGCCATCTGTTTCGCCATATTTTTCGTCTTCCGTCGGAAATGCCCACGGGTTTATGCGCCGAGGACCATTCCGTCCCTGCGATCACCAGA GCACCCGACTCCCCCGCTTCCTGATGGCTGGTTCGACTGGATCAGACCCTTCTTCGCCATTGATGACCGgtacatcatcaacaactgcTCCGTCGacggcttcttctttctccgCTTCCTTCGTGTTCTCTCCGTCATCTGTCTTGTTGGCGGCTGCGTTTCGTGGCCCATCCTGCTCCCCATCCACAGCACCGGGACTTTTGGCCAGTCTCAGCTTGACAAACTTACCATCGGTAACGTGATTATCGCCAACAAATTCTACGCCCATGTCGCCGTTGCTTGGTGCTTCTTCG GATTTGTGCTGTTTATGGTGGTCCGGGAGTGTGTATACTACATCAACGTTCGACAAGCCTATCTTCTCTCGCCCAACTACTCCAAACGTCTTTCGTCGCGGACCGTTCTGTTCACGTGCATACCGAAGCCATACCTCGAAGAAGCCAAGCTGCGCAAGCTCTTTGGTGACTCAGCAAGGAACATATGGATCCCTCGCAATGTTGGCGCCTTGCGTGCCAAGATCTCAGATCGAGAGGATTCTGCAGAACTgctcgaggaggccgagatcCGCCTCATTCGGATGGCGAACCGCTCGCGAAGGAAGTTTTGCAAGGCCCAGGGCGGCGTTTCGCAAGGGCACACAGCAGGGCAGACGTCGTTGGCAAAGACATTGACACCAGCTTCGTTCACCTCGTCAGGGGACTCGCCATCCCAGAAGGATGCTGAAAAGGGATCACCGCTCGACTCCACGATACAGTTTGCTGAGCATCAACTCTCGGTACTAGACAGCCCCACCCTCGACAAACCTGTTGACCCCGAGTACACCCACCCTTACGGCCTGGATCCGTCACTACCGGACGTGAGGGGCTCGGTGGCTTCTCTCTGGATCCCGGCCAAGGATCGACCAACTCACCGGCCGCTTCGGAATTTTTTCCGCAGCGTCGACACCATCCGATGGACAAGGGCGCGGCTAAAATTGATCAACAAGGACATTTGGAAACTGAGGCGGCGGTACCGTGGGGGCGACGGAGAGCCGCTGAACTCGGCATTTATCGAGTTCGACTCGCAGGCCAGCGCGCAGGTGGCCTTTCAGATTCTGGCGCACCACCAGCCGTTGCACATGTCGCCGCGTTATATTGGACTTCAGCCAGATGAGGTCATATGGAGCTCGTTGCGTATCCGGTGGTGGGAACACATCATGCGACGCTTCTTTATGAAAGGCATCATTGCCTTTGCCATCATCTTTTGgtccatcccctcccttctcgTCGGCACCATCTCGCAAATCGAGTTTCTCAGCAAGGAAGTCTTCTTTCTCAAGTGGCTGGTGCACCTCCCTTCGGTCATCTTGGGTGTGATACAAGGTTTGCTTCCAGCGCTCGCATTGTCGTGGCTAATGGCTGCCGTGCCATGGATGCTCAGGAGTTGTGCGCGTGTTGCGGGAGTGCCCTCTCATGGGTTAGTCGAGCTCTACGTCCAGAACGCctacttcttcttccaggTAGTGCAGGTTTTCCTCATTACGACACTCTCGTCGGCCATTTCGGCTGCCTTTTCCCAAGTTCTACAAGAACCCTTCAAGGCTAAGGATCTCCTggccgccaacctccccaaggCGTCCAACTTCTACCTCTCGTACATCTTGGTCATTTGCTTGGGTGCAGGCTCTTCGAGACTGCTCAACCTTGGTGACCTGATTCTGCATCAAGTCATTGCCAAGTTCACCGTCAAGCCACGAAGGCAGTACCACAGATGGCGCAGACTCAACCGGGTGTACTGGGGAGCCGAATTTCCGCGCTTCACAAACCTGGGTGTTATCG CTCTCAGCTACACCTGTATTGCTCCCCTCGTTCTCATCTTCGCGGGTTTCGGCATGATGTTTGTCAGCTACGTCTACCGCTACATGATCATCTTCGTGTTTGACTCTCACCACGACACCAAAGGTCTCTTTTATCCACGCGCCTTGATGCACTTGCTTGCAGGGTTGTATGTGGCCGAGATCTGTCTGATTGGCCTCTTTGCTCTCAAAGTAGCGACAGGACccatgatgctgatgctcGTGTTTCTCATCTTTACCGGTCTTGTGCACCTTTCGCTGAGCTCGGCTCTCACGCCGCTCCTGTACAACCTACCCAGAACGCTCGCCCTGGAGAAGGACACTGGCGAGCAAATAGCACGAGATGAGACTCCTGACGAGTCCACTGGTGGCGGTGgatcacagcagcagcaccaacaaccgGCAGGCCTCGCCTCGGACTATTACAACATGGATGAAGATTTTGGCGACGATGCAAACCTCGCGCCAAACCACGACCTGGACACAGATGTGCAACTTCGTGGCCTggagggcagcagcagcctcaaaTACATGATTCAGGAGTTCGTCACCTCGGCAATCAAGGGCAAGTTCGGCAAAAATGCCACCACAAAGGAATCCGGACTGACTCGCATTCTGACCTATATCAAAATCATGATCACGCCAGATCCAAATAAGACGCCCAATTTCATCATGACCTTCTTCCATCCCGAAGTCTATCAAGATTTCCGAAAGCTCCAGCCAACCATTAACCCCGAACCCGGCGACTATGAACTGCCAGAAGATTATACCCACAAAGCGTACTGGCCACCAGAGATGTGGCAACCAGCACCGAAGTTGTGGATTCCTAAGGACGATGCTAGAGTCAGCCGGCAAGAGGTGGCGCACACCAAGGATTCCATCTTTATATCTGACCAAGGTTGTTGGCTGAacgagaaggggaggatagAGTGTGACTTTGAACGGTCGCCTTTGCATGAACCGAGGATACtctattaa
- a CDS encoding hypothetical protein (CAZy:CBM21; EggNog:ENOG503NXSM; COG:O; COG:T) — translation MPYTPPSHRSPATSVPTSPDGSRRPSFHQQSPSSRPVLPRSASYLMKHRRTPSASAQRSTTEPTPESTSEDLQKLVISTSVRQSPPPITGDRRMPNAAIISPPDSSDDDMPQARKIENLKELQDVASQIPQQRPNSPSKGTVTDNQAPDAGDLLVLPAQVNALAQGMHHSFSTSSLDGLLGSNRRFSHARSQTEPHITISKSASSSATGSDEESDSEMQRKPQMVRKKSGELVRPALRPPSRRRPSSMPGTPTFSKAVHFDSHLEHVRHFLQVDRPLAVSAGSSPIDHYDSDTEYPFSGDNRAAVRSPPFEWEITMPTFPVETPARKSQTVRLERVWLSKDQKCLIGSVAVANLAFQKSVVCRFTLDYWKTTSEVAAEYISDIRPVDTPYPQDRFNFTIKLSDLANLESKTLYFCIRFSFNGQEHWDNNNGTNFQVDFHKKMLPQNGKQGVIGAASRPLNGLPKSNRRPSSALAQKPKVKLTGTDEFGDGTKINFDQSIHDFLGESRTGGLRLKGVKSAANLPSDNLPSRLAPPSGQAFANRYDFGASLTLAIQTAKDTMASKSDGLYMKPHWRAVPQINTATTKPADVKPTDKAESSARSDKPVKPTAVVTAPPVVKPATVPGTDSPGTSIASASYEELVNKYCFFGTKQSSPLYSHDPSRPGRFDGVDDGLRSNNSSGTSSYEGSPVQMGNYHHSHSGTQHHSLHPKDSNPYFQQHPSFVAMGASPAESPTMGFPTQRTDSTLAGPAPTASGQKNDRPSGTFASFAGTSPNAYPYQQQMPNRFPFFGAEAHSATAIRG, via the exons ATGCCCTATACACCACCCAGTCACAGGTCGCCGGCCACATCGGTCCCGACGTCGCCGGACGGAAGTCGTAGGCCATCATTCCATCAACAAAGTCCCAGCTCACGCCCCGTCCTCCCTCGATCGGCCTCGTATCTGATGAAGCACCGCCGTACTCCCTCAGCGTCAGCTCAGCGTTCAACAACCGAACCTACACCGGAATCGACGTCCGAAGACCTACAGAAGTTGGTTATCAGCACCAGTGTGCGGCAATCGCCACCGCCCATCACAGGTGACCGAAGAATGCCCAACGCCGCGATAATTTCCCCACCCGACTCCTCGGACGACGATATGCCACAAGCCAGAAAGATCGAAAACCTCAAGGAGCTTCAGGATGTAGCCAGTCAGATTCCTCAGCAGCGGCCGAACTCCCCATCCAAGGGCACGGTCACGGATAACCAGGCGCCCGATGCTGGCGATTTGCTTGTTCTGCCGGCGCAGGTCAACGCTCTCGCTCAAGGCATGCATCATAGCTTCAGCACAAGCTCTCTCGACGGTCTACTTGGGTCAAATCGCCGTTTCTCTCACGCAAGATCTCAGACAGAGCCGCATATCACCATTAGCAAGTCGGCCAGCAGCTCGGCAACCGGTTCTGACGAAGAATCCGACAGTGAAATGCAGCGAAAGCCGCAGATGGTTCGAAAGAAGTCGGGTGAATTGGTTCGTCCGGCCCTGCGCCCGCCATCACGCCGACGGCCGTCCAGCATGCCTGGGACGCCCACGTTTTCCAAGGCTGTCCACTTTGACTCACATCTCGAGCACGTGAGGCACTTTCTACAGGTGGATCGTCCTCTGGCCGTCAGTGCAGGATCGTCCCCGATCGATCATTATGACAGTGACACCGAGTATCCGTTTTCTGGTGACAACAGAGCGGCTGTTCGGTCACCTCCTTTCGAATGGGAAATTACCATGCCGACCTTCCCTGTGGAGACCCCGGCACGCAAGTCCCAAACTGTTAGGCTGGAGCGGGTATGGCTGTCCAAGGACCAGAAGTGTCTGATCGGCTCAGTCGCCGTCGCGAACCTTGCTTTCCAGAAGAGTGTCGTTTGCAGATTCACGCTGGACTACTGGAAGACAACATCCGAGGTCGCCGCCGAGTACATCTCGGACATCCGGCCTGTTGATACACCGTACCCTCAGGATCGCTTCAATTTTACCATCAAGCTGTCGGATCTTGCCAACTTGGAATCCAAGACCCTATACTTCTGCATTAGATTCAGCTTCAACGGGCAAGAGCActgggacaacaacaacgggaCCAACTTCCAGGTCGACTTCCACAAGAAGATGCTTCCTCAAAACGGCAAGCAGGGAGTCATTGGTGCCGCCTCGCGTCCGCTCAACGGGCTTCCCAAGAGCAACCGACGGCCCAGCAGTGCTTTGGCACAGAAGCCAAAGGTGAAGCTGACTGGTACAGATGAATTTGGCGACGGCACCAAGATCAATTTCGACCAGTCCATTCATGACTTTCTTGGGGAGTCGCGCACCGGTGGCCTTCGTCTTAAGGGGGTGAAGAGcgccgccaacctccccagtGATAATTTGCCCAGTCGTCTCGCCCCTCCTAGTGGACAGGCATTCGCCAACCGGTACGACTTTGGCGCCTCTCTTACCCTCGCCATCCAAACGGCCAAGGACACCATGGCCTCCAAGTCTGATGGCTTGTACATGAAGCCACACTGGAGAGCCGTCCCCCAGATCAACACCGCAACCACCAAGCCTGCCGACGTGAAGCCTACAGACAAGGCTGAATCGTCGGCTCGGTCTGACAAGCCCGTCAAACCCACGGCAGTTGTCACAGCTCCCCCGGTTGTGAAGCCCGCCACTGTGCCCGGCACCGACTCCCCTGGCACAAGCATCGCATCTGCCTCGTACGAGGAGCTGGTCAACAAATACTGCTTT TTTGGCACGAAGCAAAGCAGCCCCTTGTACAGTCATGACCCATCGAGGCCTGGCCGCTttgatggtgtcgatgaCGGACTCCggtccaacaacagcagcggcACATCAAGTTACGAAGGTAGTCCAGTTCAGATGGGCAACTATCATCACTCCCACAGTGGCACTCAACACCACTCCCTGCATCCCAAGGATTCAAATCCCTACTTCCAGCAGCATCCCTCATTTGTGGCCATGGGTGCTTCGCCGGCCGAGTCTCCCACCATGGGCTTTCCGACACAGAGAACGGATAGTACCCTAGCGGGCCCGGCACCGACTGCCTCGGGACAGAAGAATGATCGTCCCTCTGGGACTTTTGCCTCCTTCGCCGGTACGTCGCCGAACGCATATCCCTATCAACAACAGATGCCCAATCGCTTTCCCTTCTTCGGGGCCGAGGCTCATTCAGCGACAGCTATCAGGGGTTAA
- a CDS encoding hypothetical protein (EggNog:ENOG503NUFK; MEROPS:MER0000432; COG:S), with the protein MDIRYGPASSSATKKSGAVLASHINHNLAVPPSISTIPQHGSLVYLKYLFSTYSKREKEGLARTHRFWEEGAAYNGLYCHNPTTIGIALRDSPVALLSWIYEKLYDWTDSYPWTDDEILTWISIYQFASAGPKAGCRIYYHSATAKKVEEYNPGVKLGVSTFPKDLLMSPSYHYRTLGPLVFENWYNRRGHFAAWGVPELLVEDMRVMFGGVVKSGEINFPGPNLHFQNPNVTRFMPARNHDFTQK; encoded by the exons ATGGACATCAGATATGGTCCTGCGTCGTCGTCCGCGACCAAGAAATCTGGAGCCGTCTTGGCCAgtcacatcaaccacaacctaGCCGTTCCTCCTTCCATCAGTACCATCCCACAGCATGGGTCCCTTGTGTACCTCAAGTATCTGTTTTCCACGTACAGCAaacgagaaaaagaaggcttGGCTCGAACCCACCGGTTTTGGGAAGAAGGTGCCGCCTACAACGGCCTCTACTgccacaacccaaccaccattGGCATTGCTTTGAGGGACTCGCCTGTGGCCTTGTTATCGTGGATCTACGAGAAGCTCTACGACTGGACAGACTCTTACCCCTGGACAGATGACGAGATTCTTACCTGGATCAGTATCTACCAGTTTGCCAGTGCAGGGCCCAAGGCTGGCTGCCGCATTTACTACCACTCGGCAACTGccaagaaggtggaggaataCAATCCGGGAGTGAAGTTGGGCGTGTCAACCTTCCCAAAGGACTTGTTGATGTCGCCAAGCTACCACTATCGGACCTTGGGTCCCCTGGTGTTTGAGAATTGGTATAACAGGAGAGGCCACTTTGCTGCTTGGGGAGTTCCAGAGCTCTTGGTTGAGGACATGAGGGTGATGTTTGGTGGCGTGGTCAAGAGCGGAGAGATAAACTTTCCTGGTCCGAA CCTCCACTTCCAAAACCCTAACGTTACACGATTCATGCCTGCTCGAAATCACGACTTCACACAAAAGTAG